From Kitasatospora sp. MAP12-44:
GCTCCCGTGAGGCCGGTCCCGAGGGGACAGAGCGAGTAAACATGCGTGCGTCACTCCTGGTTGTGGGGGCCCGCCGCGCCCAGTGGGTGGAGCCGAGCGGGGTGGGGCCACTCAGCCATGGGCATGACAGGGGAAAGGCGTGAAGTCTGTGCGAGGACCTGCTGGCGGACGCCGGAGAGCACCAGGACCGGTGTCAGTGGTCGAGACCACTGACACCGGCTCAGGGGCTCCCTGCACCCTGGGCATTAAAATGGACTAGACCAACACCGGCGTCAAGGGCCGACCTCGGACCTTGAGCCGCCGTTAAGGTTCGAGTGATCGACATGGTTGCCCTGACCAGCGGTTAAACCCTCGTCACAGATCCGGGTCATTCTTGAGATGTAGGCCGGGTGCATCCTGCGACCCACCCCGCGGCCCGTCCGGGTCCCTCTCACGCGGCTCGCCCGGGGCTGGTCCCGCTGCCTAGCGTGGGAGCCGACAGTCCGCTTCCCTCCGCCCGAGGACCACACCATGATCGAAGCCGTCGGCCTCACCAAGCGCTACGGCCCGAAAACCGCCGTCGAGGACCTGAGTTTCAGCGTCCGACCCGGCATCGTCACCGGATTCCTCGGCCCCAACGGGGCCGGCAAGTCCACCACCATGCGGATGCTGCTCGGCCTGGACGCCCCCAGCGCCGGCCACGCCACCGTCAACGGCCGCCGCTACGCCGAGCACGCCGCCCCGCTGCGCGAGGTCGGCGCCATGCTGGAGGCGCGCGCCATCCACACCGGCCGCAGCGCCTACAACCACCTGCTCGCGCTGGCCGCCACGCACGGCATCCCGCGCTCGCGGGTGGACGAGGTCATCGACGTGGTCGGCCTGCGCGAGGTGGCCAAGCGACGGGCCGGCGGCTTCTCGCTCGGCATGGGCCAGCGCCTGGGCATCGCCTCCGCGCTGCTCGGCGACCCGGCCACGCTGATCCTCGACGAGCCGGTCAACGGGCTCGACCCCGAGGGCATCCTGTGGATCCGCAACCTGCTCAAGTCGCTGGCGAGCGAGGGCCGTACGGTCCTGGTCTCCTCGCACCTGATGAGCGAGATGGCGCTGACCGCCGAGCACCTGATCGTGATCGGCCGCGGCAAGCTGATCGCCGACACCTCGGTCGCCGAGTTCACCCGCAGCGCCTCCAACGGCGGCGTGCTGGTGCGCACTCCCGACTCGGTGCGCCTGGCCGAGCTGCTGACCGTGCTGCCGGGCGTGAGCGTGGAGACCGCTGACGACGTCCAGGTCCTCCGGGTGCAGGGCGCCGACAGCGAGCAGATCGGCCGACTGGCCGCCGAGCACGCGCTGGTGCTGTTCGAGCTCACGCCGCAGCAGGCCTCGCTGGAGGAGGCGTTCATGGAACTCACCAGGGACGCCGTGGAGTACGAGGCCGTCGTGGCCACCCCCGCCCTGGTCAAGGAGCCCGCAGCATGAGCACCGTCACCGTGATCTCGACCAAGGCCGGCGCCGGCAAGGTCACCCTGCCCCGGGTGGTCAACTCCGAGTGGATCAAGTTCCGCACCCTGCGGTCGAGCTACTTCACGCTGCTCGCCGCGGTCGTCTTCATGATCGGCTTCGGCCTGCTGGCCTGCTACGGCGCGATCGACCACCTGAACCACCCCGACATCCACGACCACGGCGGCCCGTTCCAGGTCGACGCGGCCGACCGCAGCCTGCGCGGCTACCTGGCCGCCCAGCTGGCCATCGGCGTGCTCGGCGTGCTGGTCGTCAGCGGCGAGTACAGCACCGGCATGATCCGTGCCTCGATGTCCGCCGTCCCGCGCCGGCTGCCGGTGCTCTGGGCGAAGGCGGCCGTGTTCGGCGCGGTCACCCTGGTGCTGACCGGCGTGACGGCGTTCGTCGCCTTCTTCGGCGGCCAGGCCATCCTCTCGGCCAACCACGTGCAGACCACGCTGTCCGCCACCGGTGTCCTGCGCACGGTGCTGGGCACCGCGCTCTACCTGACCCTGGTCGGGCTGCTCGCGGTCGCCATCGGCGCGCTGATCCGCAACACCGCCGGCGGCATCGCCGCGGTGTTCGGCCTGCTGCTGGTGCTGCCCACCCTGGTCGAGGTGCTGCCGGCCTCGTGGGGCACCCACATCAGCCCGTACCTGCCCGGCGCGGCCGGCCAGGCGGTGGCCACGCTGAACCCCGACCCCGGCACGCTCGCCCCCTGGACGGGCTTCGCCGTGATGTGCGTCTACGTCGTGGTGGCGCTGGCCGGTGCGGCCACGGTGCTGAAGCGGCGTGATGCATGATCCGTCGGCCCACCACAGCCGACAGGTACAGGACAAACGGCGGGCATAGGACAATGGTCCGATGACCACCGCCGAACTCCTCCCGGCAGCCCTCGGGCGGCGCTTTCCTCGCGCCGCCCGAGGGCTGGCTGGCCTGCGCGTACGGCTGCTCACCCAGCGCTACCCCACCACCGTCGACTTCGGCTTCGCGCTGGCCGTGCTGGCGCTGACCGCCGCGGCCCACGGCCGGCACCTGCATCTGCGGGACCACCCGTGGGTCTGGGTGCTGCAGGTCGCCCTGGTGCTGCCGCTGACCTTCCGCCGCCGCGCGCCCTTCGCCGTCTTCGGGGTGACCGCCGGCGTCGCCTTCGTCCAGTGGCTGACCAGCGAGGCGATGCCGGCCGACATCGCCGTCCTGCTGGCGCTCTACACGGTGGCCGCGCACTGCCCCCGGCGGCGGACCCTGGTGGCCTACGGGGTGGCCGAACTGGGCGTGGTGCTCGCGGTGAGCCGCTGGGCGGTGCCGCGCAACGCCTTTGACGGCCCGCTGGAGATCTGGTTCAAGGCCGCCTTCATGCTCTCCGGCGCCAGCACGGCCGCCGCCGTGCTCGGCCTCAACGTCCGGGCCCGGCGGGCCCAGCTCGGCGCGCTGCGCGAGCGGGCCCGCGAGCTGGAACTCCAGCGCGACCAGCAGGCCGCCCTGGCGGTGGCCGAGGAGCGCTCGCGGATCGCCCGGGAGATGCACGACATCGTCACGCACAACCTCTCGGTGATGGTCGCGCTCGCCGACGGCGCGGTCTACGCCAACCCGCACGCCCCCGCCAAGGCCACCGCCGCGATGCGCCAGTCCGCCGAGACCGGGCGCCAGGCGCTCACCGACATGCGGCGCTTCCTCGGGGTGCTGCGCGCCGACGAACCGGACGCGCTGCGCCACCCGCAGCCCGGCATCGGCCAGCTGGCGGCGCTGGCCGCCCAGGTCAGGGCGGCCGGTCTGCCCACCGAGCTGCGCCTGAGCGGGGAGACGGACGGGATCTCGCCCGGCGCCCAGCTGACCGTCTACCGGCTGGTGCAGGAGTCGTTGACCAACACGCTCAAGCACACCGCCCCCGGCGCCCGCGCGGTGGTCGTGGTGGAGTGCTCGGCCGCCGCCGTACAGCTGGAGATCCGCGACGACGGGCGGGCCGTGTCGATCGGCAGCGGATCGGTGAGCGCGAACGCGGGCACGAGCGCGGCGGGCCAGGTCGGCCACGTCGGCCACGGCCTGGGCGGCATGCGCGAGCGCGCGGCAGCGTACGGTGGCGAGCTGAGCGCCGGACCGCTGCCCGGTGGCGGCTGGCGGGTGGCTGTCACCCTCGACCTCGGACCGGACCCCCAGGAGGTACCGCCCTCATGACCATCCGCGTGCTGCTGGTGGACGACCAGCCACTGCTCCGGGTCGCCTTCACCCTGGTGCTGGACTCGCAGCCGGACCT
This genomic window contains:
- a CDS encoding ABC transporter permease subunit, yielding MSTVTVISTKAGAGKVTLPRVVNSEWIKFRTLRSSYFTLLAAVVFMIGFGLLACYGAIDHLNHPDIHDHGGPFQVDAADRSLRGYLAAQLAIGVLGVLVVSGEYSTGMIRASMSAVPRRLPVLWAKAAVFGAVTLVLTGVTAFVAFFGGQAILSANHVQTTLSATGVLRTVLGTALYLTLVGLLAVAIGALIRNTAGGIAAVFGLLLVLPTLVEVLPASWGTHISPYLPGAAGQAVATLNPDPGTLAPWTGFAVMCVYVVVALAGAATVLKRRDA
- a CDS encoding histidine kinase, producing MTTAELLPAALGRRFPRAARGLAGLRVRLLTQRYPTTVDFGFALAVLALTAAAHGRHLHLRDHPWVWVLQVALVLPLTFRRRAPFAVFGVTAGVAFVQWLTSEAMPADIAVLLALYTVAAHCPRRRTLVAYGVAELGVVLAVSRWAVPRNAFDGPLEIWFKAAFMLSGASTAAAVLGLNVRARRAQLGALRERARELELQRDQQAALAVAEERSRIAREMHDIVTHNLSVMVALADGAVYANPHAPAKATAAMRQSAETGRQALTDMRRFLGVLRADEPDALRHPQPGIGQLAALAAQVRAAGLPTELRLSGETDGISPGAQLTVYRLVQESLTNTLKHTAPGARAVVVVECSAAAVQLEIRDDGRAVSIGSGSVSANAGTSAAGQVGHVGHGLGGMRERAAAYGGELSAGPLPGGGWRVAVTLDLGPDPQEVPPS
- a CDS encoding ATP-binding cassette domain-containing protein yields the protein MIEAVGLTKRYGPKTAVEDLSFSVRPGIVTGFLGPNGAGKSTTMRMLLGLDAPSAGHATVNGRRYAEHAAPLREVGAMLEARAIHTGRSAYNHLLALAATHGIPRSRVDEVIDVVGLREVAKRRAGGFSLGMGQRLGIASALLGDPATLILDEPVNGLDPEGILWIRNLLKSLASEGRTVLVSSHLMSEMALTAEHLIVIGRGKLIADTSVAEFTRSASNGGVLVRTPDSVRLAELLTVLPGVSVETADDVQVLRVQGADSEQIGRLAAEHALVLFELTPQQASLEEAFMELTRDAVEYEAVVATPALVKEPAA